One genomic window of Oncorhynchus kisutch isolate 150728-3 linkage group LG26, Okis_V2, whole genome shotgun sequence includes the following:
- the LOC116357701 gene encoding titin homolog isoform X1: protein MSFSKVVHRALVHVTLCYCLTEDQSDTRLNGVTEGRVDTRLNGLTEGRVEDQSDTRLNGVTEGTVDTRLNGVTEGRVEDQSDTRLNGVTEGRVEDQSDTRLKGLTEDQSDTRLNGVTEGRVDTRLNGLTEGRVEDQSDTRLNGVTEGRVDTRLNGVTEGRVEDQSDTRLNGVTEGRVEDQSDTRLKGLTEDQSDTRLNGVTEGRVEDQSDTRLNGLTEDQSDTRLNGVTEGRVDTRLNGVTEGRVDTTRLNGVTEGRVDTRLNGLTEGRVEDQSDTRLNGVTEGRVDTRLNGLTEGRVEAQPDTRLNGLTAGRVEDQSDTRLNGVTEGRVEDQSDSRLNGVTEGRVEAQSDTRLNGVTEGRVEDQSDTRLNGVTEGRVDTRLNGLTEGRVEDQSDTRLNGVTEGRVEAQSDTRLNGLTAGRVEDQSDTRLNGVTEGRVDTRLSGLTEDQSDTRLNGVTEGRVEAQSDTKLNGTTV from the exons ATGTCTTTCAGCAAGGTTGTTCATCGGGCATTGGTGCATGTTACGCTATGTTATTGTCTGACAGAGGACCAGTCAGACACCAGACTGAATG GTGTTACAGAGGGGAGAGTAGACACCAGACTGAATGGTCTGacagaggggagagtagaggaccAGTCAGACACCAGACTGAATGGTGTTACAGAGGGGACGGTAGACACCAGACTGAATGGTGTTacagaggggagagtagaggaccAGTCAGACACCAGACTGAATGGTGTTacagaggggagagtagaggaccAGTCAGACACCAGACTGAAGGGTCTGACAGAGGACCAGTCAGACACCAGACTGAATGGTGTTACAGAGGGGAGAGTAGACACCAGACTGAATGGTCTGacagaggggagagtagaggaccAGTCAGACACCAGACTGAATGGTGTTACAGAGGGGAGAGTAGACACCAGACTGAATGGTGTTacagaggggagagtagaggaccAGTCAGACACCAGACTGAATGGTGTTacagaggggagagtagaggaccAGTCAGACACCAGACTGAAGGGTCTGACAGAGGACCAGTCAGACACCAGACTGAATGGTGTTacagaggggagagtagaggaccAGTCAGACACCAGACTGAATGGTCTGACAGAGGACCAGTCAGACACCAGACTGAATGGTGTTACAGAGGGGAGAGTAGACACCAGACTGAATGGTGTTACAGAGGGGAGAGTAGACACCACCAGACTGAATGGTGTTACAGAGGGGAGAGTAGACACCAGACTGAATGGTCTGacagaggggagagtagaggaccAGTCAGACACCAGACTGAATGGTGTTACAGAGGGGAGAGTAGACACCAGACTGAATGGTCTGacagaggggagagtagaggcACAGCCAGACACCAGACTGAATGGTCTGACAGCGGGGAGAGTAGAGGACCAGTCAGACACCAGACTGAATGGTGTTacagaggggagagtagaggaccAGTCAGACTCCAGACTGAATGGTGTTacagaggggagagtagaggcACAGTCAGACACCAGACTGAATGGTGTTacagaggggagagtagaggaccAGTCAGACACCAGACTGAATGGTGTTACAGAGGGGAGAGTAGACACCAGACTGAATGGTCTGacagaggggagagtagaggaccAGTCAGACACCAGACTGAATGGTGTTacagaggggagagtagaggcACAGTCAGACACCAGACTGAATGGTCTGACAGCGGGGAGAGTAGAGGACCAGTCAGACACCAGACTGAATGGTGTTACAGAGGGGAGAGTAGACACCAGACTGAGTGGTCTGACAGAGGACCAGTCAGACACCAGACTGAATGGTGTTacagaggggagagtagaggcACAGTCAGACACCAAACTGAATGGAACCACTGTCTAG
- the LOC116357701 gene encoding titin homolog isoform X2 — protein sequence MSFSKVVHRALVHVTLCYCLTEDQSDTRLNGVTEGRVDTRLNGLTEGRVEDQSDTRLNGVTEGRVDTRLNGLTEGRVEDQSDTRLNGVTEGRVDTRLNGLTEGRVEDQSDTRLNGVTEGRVDTRLNGVTEGRVEDQSDTRLNGVTEGRVEDQSDTRLKGLTEDQSDTRLNGVTEGRVEDQSDTRLNGLTEDQSDTRLNGVTEGRVDTRLNGVTEGRVDTTRLNGVTEGRVDTRLNGLTEGRVEDQSDTRLNGVTEGRVDTRLNGLTEGRVEAQPDTRLNGLTAGRVEDQSDTRLNGVTEGRVEDQSDSRLNGVTEGRVEAQSDTRLNGVTEGRVEDQSDTRLNGVTEGRVDTRLNGLTEGRVEDQSDTRLNGVTEGRVEAQSDTRLNGLTAGRVEDQSDTRLNGVTEGRVDTRLSGLTEDQSDTRLNGVTEGRVEAQSDTKLNGTTV from the exons ATGTCTTTCAGCAAGGTTGTTCATCGGGCATTGGTGCATGTTACGCTATGTTATTGTCTGACAGAGGACCAGTCAGACACCAGACTGAATGGTGTTACAGAGGGGAGAGTAGACACCAGACTGAATGGTCTGacagaggggagagtagaggaccAGTCAGACACCAGACTGAATGGTGTTACAGAGGGGAGAGTAGACACCAGACTGAATGGTCTGacagaggggagagtagaggaccAGTCAGACACCAGACTGAATG GTGTTACAGAGGGGAGAGTAGACACCAGACTGAATGGTCTGacagaggggagagtagaggaccAGTCAGACACCAGACTGAATGGTGTTACAGAGGGGAGAGTAGACACCAGACTGAATGGTGTTacagaggggagagtagaggaccAGTCAGACACCAGACTGAATGGTGTTacagaggggagagtagaggaccAGTCAGACACCAGACTGAAGGGTCTGACAGAGGACCAGTCAGACACCAGACTGAATGGTGTTacagaggggagagtagaggaccAGTCAGACACCAGACTGAATGGTCTGACAGAGGACCAGTCAGACACCAGACTGAATGGTGTTACAGAGGGGAGAGTAGACACCAGACTGAATGGTGTTACAGAGGGGAGAGTAGACACCACCAGACTGAATGGTGTTACAGAGGGGAGAGTAGACACCAGACTGAATGGTCTGacagaggggagagtagaggaccAGTCAGACACCAGACTGAATGGTGTTACAGAGGGGAGAGTAGACACCAGACTGAATGGTCTGacagaggggagagtagaggcACAGCCAGACACCAGACTGAATGGTCTGACAGCGGGGAGAGTAGAGGACCAGTCAGACACCAGACTGAATGGTGTTacagaggggagagtagaggaccAGTCAGACTCCAGACTGAATGGTGTTacagaggggagagtagaggcACAGTCAGACACCAGACTGAATGGTGTTacagaggggagagtagaggaccAGTCAGACACCAGACTGAATGGTGTTACAGAGGGGAGAGTAGACACCAGACTGAATGGTCTGacagaggggagagtagaggaccAGTCAGACACCAGACTGAATGGTGTTacagaggggagagtagaggcACAGTCAGACACCAGACTGAATGGTCTGACAGCGGGGAGAGTAGAGGACCAGTCAGACACCAGACTGAATGGTGTTACAGAGGGGAGAGTAGACACCAGACTGAGTGGTCTGACAGAGGACCAGTCAGACACCAGACTGAATGGTGTTacagaggggagagtagaggcACAGTCAGACACCAAACTGAATGGAACCACTGTCTAG